The following proteins are encoded in a genomic region of [Eubacterium] hominis:
- a CDS encoding cupin domain-containing protein, whose translation MNNGIKNMNHETVVRLADQIDILPGQVVSKTLAQNGSVSVTLFGFDQGEEISTHESGGDAMVSVLYGKGRFTIDGKVFELSKCESIVMPANKPHSVYAIEPFKMCLVVVFPNE comes from the coding sequence ATGAACAATGGTATAAAAAATATGAATCATGAAACAGTAGTACGTCTGGCTGATCAGATAGATATCCTGCCAGGGCAGGTGGTAAGTAAAACACTTGCACAAAATGGTTCTGTAAGTGTTACATTATTTGGATTTGATCAGGGAGAAGAAATTAGTACGCATGAATCAGGTGGTGATGCTATGGTTAGCGTTTTGTATGGAAAAGGGAGATTTACTATTGATGGAAAAGTCTTTGAACTATCAAAATGTGAATCCATCGTTATGCCTGCAAATAAACCACATTCTGTATATGCAATTGAACCTTTCAAAATGTGTTTAGTTGTTGTGTTCCCAAATGAATAA
- a CDS encoding PTS sugar transporter subunit IIC, producing MKSFMNWLANSFAPKMNQICSKPWIAAVSASMQKIIPFILTGSVIYFYNVFRSYITVLPDLGMIADYSFGLISLILAFVVGQQCMEKLGHPFYTTNCGIVCMAVFMMFIIPTTDEAGNMIIQGGRLGATGIAVGIVAGLFTSIIFNLYAKLHVLQDSTSIPDFVVGWINYILPTLITLGLGMILTKYCNFDIFEIVLWIFSPLASFAQTYPGFVLCCFIPAVLYTMGISSWLFGAVTTPIFLAGIQENIDLVARGLPATNIATSETVFTAALITMGGMGATLALNVMMCFSKSKQLKTLGRIFIGPSCFNINEPIMFGAPIVFNPLLMLPMWINAIVGPTIVYVVMKLGLLNIPATLNQVGQVPVPISTVMITQDMRGILWAVVLFIVYFAIWYPFFKVFEKEKLEEENKNIA from the coding sequence ATGAAAAGTTTTATGAATTGGCTGGCAAATTCGTTTGCACCAAAAATGAATCAGATTTGTAGTAAACCATGGATTGCGGCAGTATCCGCTTCTATGCAGAAAATTATACCATTTATCTTAACTGGCTCTGTTATTTATTTCTATAACGTATTCCGCTCATATATCACTGTGCTTCCTGATTTGGGAATGATCGCAGATTATAGCTTTGGATTAATTTCTTTAATTCTGGCATTTGTAGTTGGTCAACAATGTATGGAAAAATTAGGACATCCATTTTATACAACCAATTGTGGAATTGTATGTATGGCTGTATTTATGATGTTCATCATACCAACAACTGATGAAGCAGGTAATATGATTATTCAAGGAGGTAGACTTGGTGCAACGGGTATTGCGGTAGGAATTGTTGCTGGTTTATTTACATCTATCATCTTTAACTTATATGCAAAATTACATGTATTACAAGATTCTACTTCTATTCCTGATTTTGTAGTTGGATGGATCAATTATATCCTGCCTACATTGATTACTTTAGGATTAGGTATGATTCTGACAAAATACTGTAACTTTGATATCTTTGAAATCGTTTTATGGATTTTCTCACCACTAGCAAGCTTTGCACAGACATATCCAGGCTTTGTATTATGTTGTTTTATTCCAGCTGTATTGTATACTATGGGTATTTCTTCCTGGTTATTTGGTGCAGTTACTACACCAATTTTCTTAGCTGGTATTCAGGAAAATATTGATTTAGTTGCTAGAGGACTTCCAGCAACGAATATTGCTACAAGTGAAACAGTATTTACTGCAGCATTAATTACAATGGGTGGTATGGGAGCAACCCTTGCCTTGAATGTCATGATGTGTTTCTCTAAATCTAAACAGTTGAAAACATTGGGTAGAATCTTTATTGGACCATCATGCTTTAATATCAATGAGCCAATTATGTTTGGGGCGCCAATCGTATTCAATCCATTATTGATGCTTCCTATGTGGATCAACGCAATTGTTGGACCAACGATTGTATATGTTGTTATGAAACTTGGATTATTAAATATTCCAGCAACATTGAACCAGGTAGGGCAAGTACCAGTACCAATTTCAACCGTTATGATCACACAGGATATGCGTGGTATCTTATGGGCAGTTGTATTATTCATTGTATACTTCGCAATTTGGTACCCATTCTTCAAGGTATTTGAAAAAGAAAAATTAGAAGAAGAAAATAAAAACATAGCATAG
- a CDS encoding glycoside hydrolase family 1 protein: MKLVPKTFPENFLWGGAFAACQSEGEYDKDGRGLSTSDIHEYTKNLNRAFIEKEGGGTLAEIKAKAADQVGYYPKRYGINFYHTYKEDLALLKEMGFKCFRTSISWSRIFPNGDETEPNEAGLKFYDDLIDEIIRDGMEPIITMSHYDMPLYLVTEYGGFANRKVIDLFVNYASVLLKRFKGKVKYWIVCNQINLVPTVQFGSLGIYDDQAENMEELMYQAVHNQFVACAKVKALGKEIDPEAKLGTMLADCTYYPASCKPEDVVLTMQRNRMQYFFTDVQLRGEYPVYALRYFEEHDIHIHMEDGDEEVIKENPMEFLAVSYYSSKIVDSTKNGMSPTDAEQNPNLQPTPWEWRMDPLGFYNCLSQYWDRYQVPMMIGENGFGALDTVESDGSIHDPYRIDFLRKHIEQLKECIKDGVDIFAYCAWGPIDIVSSSSAEMSKRYGFVYVDRDDFGNGSQKRMKKDSFAWYQHVIETNGEEL, from the coding sequence ATGAAACTAGTACCTAAGACATTTCCTGAAAACTTTTTATGGGGCGGCGCATTTGCTGCTTGTCAAAGTGAAGGAGAATATGATAAAGATGGAAGAGGATTATCTACATCTGATATCCATGAATATACGAAAAATTTAAATCGCGCATTTATCGAAAAAGAAGGTGGTGGAACATTAGCAGAAATCAAGGCAAAAGCTGCAGACCAGGTAGGATACTATCCTAAACGTTATGGAATCAATTTCTATCATACATATAAAGAAGATTTAGCATTATTGAAAGAGATGGGATTTAAATGTTTCCGTACAAGTATTTCCTGGTCCAGAATATTTCCTAATGGAGATGAAACAGAGCCCAATGAAGCTGGTTTAAAATTTTATGATGATTTAATTGATGAAATTATCAGAGATGGCATGGAACCAATAATCACAATGTCACATTATGATATGCCATTATACCTAGTAACAGAATATGGAGGATTTGCGAATCGTAAAGTTATTGATTTATTTGTGAACTATGCAAGTGTGTTATTAAAAAGATTTAAAGGCAAAGTAAAATATTGGATTGTCTGTAACCAGATTAATCTTGTACCTACAGTACAATTTGGTTCACTGGGAATCTATGATGATCAAGCAGAAAATATGGAAGAACTGATGTATCAGGCAGTACATAATCAGTTTGTTGCATGTGCAAAAGTAAAAGCATTAGGAAAAGAAATTGATCCTGAAGCAAAACTAGGAACAATGCTTGCAGATTGCACATATTACCCAGCAAGTTGTAAACCAGAAGATGTAGTACTAACAATGCAGAGAAATCGCATGCAGTATTTCTTCACAGATGTACAGCTACGTGGAGAATATCCAGTTTATGCGCTTCGTTATTTTGAAGAACACGATATCCATATTCATATGGAAGATGGGGATGAAGAAGTTATCAAAGAAAATCCTATGGAATTCTTGGCCGTATCTTATTATTCAAGTAAAATTGTGGATAGTACGAAAAATGGGATGTCACCAACTGATGCTGAACAAAATCCAAATTTACAGCCTACACCTTGGGAATGGCGCATGGATCCTTTAGGATTTTATAACTGCTTATCTCAATACTGGGACCGTTATCAGGTACCTATGATGATTGGAGAAAATGGATTTGGAGCGTTAGATACAGTAGAAAGTGATGGAAGCATTCATGATCCATACCGTATAGACTTTTTAAGAAAGCATATTGAACAATTAAAAGAATGTATTAAAGATGGTGTGGATATCTTTGCATATTGTGCATGGGGACCTATTGATATTGTAAGTTCTTCATCTGCAGAAATGAGTAAGCGTTATGGCTTTGTGTATGTTGATCGTGATGATTTTGGCAATGGCAGCCAGAAGCGAATGAAAAAAGATTCATTTGCATGGTATCAACATGTAATTGAAACAAATGGTGAAGAATTATAA
- a CDS encoding PTS sugar transporter subunit IIB, whose product MEKMFIMLCCGAGMSSGFLANQARKAAKKKKMDVTIEARSHTDVASYLSSISILMLGPHYGGEIDKWKTLCDPHNVPVVVIPQDVYAQLNGDALLDLAVKTINK is encoded by the coding sequence ATGGAAAAAATGTTTATCATGCTTTGTTGCGGTGCCGGAATGTCAAGTGGTTTTTTGGCAAATCAGGCAAGAAAGGCAGCAAAAAAGAAGAAAATGGATGTGACAATTGAAGCACGTTCACACACAGATGTAGCAAGCTATTTATCATCTATCAGCATTCTTATGCTTGGACCACACTATGGTGGAGAAATAGACAAATGGAAAACATTATGTGATCCACATAATGTACCAGTAGTTGTAATACCACAAGATGTTTATGCCCAGTTAAATGGGGATGCATTATTAGATCTTGCTGTAAAAACAATCAATAAATAA
- a CDS encoding carboxymuconolactone decarboxylase family protein codes for MKQKGKKLYQPLEAYMILYRALRSFLQLKKAIQFGVLDEQLKERIMLAVTEVNGCAMCSYAHTQMALESGMDHDEIIAMLNGEFKDIPDDEMNAILFAQAYADQRGHPSKASKEKIMQEYGKEKTKAMMGAICVIMAGNTYGIIFGSLKGRITKQKDKVDQRSSLLYEIGMILLLIVYIPVGVIHAGIAHILHISAYPM; via the coding sequence ATGAAACAAAAAGGTAAAAAGTTATATCAGCCACTTGAGGCATATATGATTTTATATAGAGCATTACGAAGCTTTTTACAATTAAAGAAAGCAATACAATTTGGTGTATTAGATGAACAGTTAAAAGAGCGTATTATGCTGGCAGTAACTGAGGTAAATGGATGCGCAATGTGTTCTTATGCACATACGCAAATGGCATTAGAAAGCGGTATGGATCATGATGAAATCATAGCTATGTTGAATGGTGAATTCAAGGATATTCCAGATGATGAAATGAATGCGATTTTGTTCGCGCAGGCATATGCTGATCAAAGAGGACATCCATCTAAGGCTTCTAAGGAAAAAATAATGCAGGAATATGGCAAAGAAAAAACAAAAGCCATGATGGGCGCAATCTGTGTAATCATGGCAGGAAATACATATGGTATTATTTTTGGATCGTTAAAAGGAAGAATCACGAAACAAAAAGATAAGGTAGATCAGCGCAGTTCATTATTATATGAAATAGGGATGATCCTGTTGTTGATTGTGTATATTCCTGTAGGAGTTATTCATGCAGGTATTGCACATATATTGCATATATCAGCTTATCCTATGTAA
- the glgB gene encoding 1,4-alpha-glucan branching protein GlgB — MKNKIVDNYYKGQALDAYDYFGAHPCVEKGVKGVRFTTFAPHAEKIQVIGSFDDWSCKGHQMKRKDKEGIWSIFVGGAKVGDMYKYRVTQATGRVVDKMDPYAFYSELRPNTASIVVDLNYKKWSDEKWLAARDKNFDKPVNIYELHIGSWRKDEDVEWVNYKAIAKELIAYVKENNFTHIELMPLNEHPFDGSWGYQCSGYFSATSRYGTPEDLMYLVNACHKAGIGVIMDFVPVHFVRDDFSLSYFDGTPLYEYEKAVDADSQWGTANFNLWKEEVRSFLMSAAAFWIDKYHFDGLRMDAISNVIFWHGNKELGANTGAIDFVKRMNWNLSQKFHGVMLIAEDSSDYPNVTKSTLDGGLGFDYKWDLGWMNDTLKYLEKDPVYRKWHHNNITFSMAYFYSEKFIMEFSHDEVVHGKKTIVDKIWGTYEQKFSQLRTLYLYMFTHPGKKLNFMGNELAHFREWDETKECDWFLLKYPVHDAFHKYFAKLGEIYKKTPTLYEKEYDWQSFQWIDADNADENMFTYKRVSEDREYIIILNFSPNTYKAHTFGVGYAGTYNEIINTESDVFGGAITEKQKVKSVKGECNKQPFTITVNVPPFGGIMLEHKVTKTKKKTTK; from the coding sequence GTGAAAAATAAAATTGTGGATAATTACTATAAGGGACAGGCATTAGATGCCTATGATTATTTCGGTGCTCATCCATGTGTGGAAAAAGGTGTAAAGGGTGTTCGTTTTACGACATTTGCGCCTCATGCGGAAAAGATCCAGGTAATCGGAAGTTTTGATGACTGGAGTTGTAAAGGTCATCAAATGAAAAGAAAAGATAAAGAGGGTATTTGGTCAATCTTTGTAGGTGGTGCAAAAGTTGGCGATATGTATAAATATCGTGTAACCCAGGCAACAGGTCGTGTTGTGGATAAGATGGATCCATATGCATTCTATAGTGAACTTAGACCGAATACAGCAAGTATTGTTGTGGATTTAAATTATAAGAAATGGTCTGATGAAAAATGGTTAGCTGCCAGAGATAAAAACTTTGATAAACCAGTGAATATTTACGAATTACACATTGGCAGCTGGAGAAAAGATGAAGATGTAGAGTGGGTAAATTATAAAGCAATCGCAAAAGAATTGATTGCATATGTGAAAGAGAACAATTTTACACATATTGAATTAATGCCATTAAATGAACATCCATTTGATGGAAGCTGGGGATATCAGTGTAGTGGATACTTTAGCGCAACATCACGTTATGGTACACCAGAAGATTTGATGTATTTGGTAAACGCCTGCCATAAAGCAGGAATTGGTGTGATTATGGACTTTGTGCCTGTACACTTTGTTAGAGATGATTTCTCACTATCTTATTTTGATGGAACACCATTATATGAATATGAGAAAGCTGTAGATGCTGATTCTCAATGGGGAACTGCAAACTTTAATCTATGGAAAGAAGAAGTACGTTCTTTCTTAATGTCTGCGGCAGCATTCTGGATTGATAAATATCATTTTGATGGTTTACGTATGGATGCAATCAGTAACGTGATTTTCTGGCATGGAAATAAAGAATTAGGCGCAAATACTGGCGCAATTGACTTTGTAAAACGTATGAACTGGAATCTGAGTCAGAAATTCCATGGTGTCATGCTGATTGCTGAGGACTCTTCTGATTATCCAAATGTTACGAAATCCACACTGGATGGCGGTTTAGGATTTGATTATAAATGGGATTTAGGATGGATGAATGATACTTTGAAGTATCTTGAAAAAGATCCTGTTTATCGTAAATGGCATCACAATAATATTACATTCTCTATGGCATACTTCTATTCTGAAAAATTTATTATGGAATTCTCTCATGATGAAGTTGTACATGGAAAGAAAACAATCGTAGACAAAATCTGGGGTACTTATGAACAGAAATTCTCACAGTTAAGAACATTATATCTGTATATGTTTACACATCCTGGTAAGAAATTAAACTTTATGGGTAATGAACTGGCTCACTTTAGAGAATGGGATGAAACGAAAGAATGTGATTGGTTCTTATTGAAATATCCTGTACATGATGCATTCCATAAATATTTCGCAAAATTAGGTGAAATCTATAAAAAGACACCAACACTGTATGAAAAAGAATATGATTGGCAGTCTTTCCAGTGGATTGATGCGGATAATGCTGATGAAAATATGTTTACTTACAAACGTGTAAGTGAAGATCGGGAATATATCATTATTCTAAACTTCTCACCTAATACGTATAAAGCTCATACATTTGGCGTAGGCTATGCAGGCACTTATAATGAAATCATCAATACAGAATCTGATGTATTCGGTGGTGCAATTACAGAAAAACAGAAAGTGAAATCTGTGAAAGGTGAATGCAATAAACAGCCATTTACGATTACAGTAAATGTTCCTCCATTTGGTGGCATAATGTTGGAACATAAAGTAACAAAAACGAAAAAGAAAACAACAAAATAA
- a CDS encoding PTS lactose/cellobiose transporter subunit IIA, whose product MDIMENELVSVAMQIILHAGDARIKVEIALKQAKQFNFTQAKETIQEAEECIHQAHISQTEVIQNETRGKTYEPCLLFAHAQDTLMTIMSELNLAKELIDFFEIMNNKIENN is encoded by the coding sequence ATGGATATCATGGAAAACGAATTGGTTAGTGTGGCAATGCAGATTATCTTGCATGCTGGAGATGCCCGAATTAAAGTAGAAATAGCTTTAAAACAGGCAAAACAGTTTAATTTTACACAAGCTAAAGAAACAATTCAGGAAGCAGAAGAATGCATACATCAGGCACATATTTCACAAACAGAAGTCATTCAGAATGAAACAAGAGGTAAAACTTATGAACCATGTTTATTATTTGCACATGCTCAGGATACGTTAATGACAATCATGAGTGAATTGAATCTTGCAAAAGAACTGATTGATTTCTTTGAAATAATGAATAATAAAATAGAAAATAACTAG
- a CDS encoding PTS sugar transporter subunit IIA codes for MKYIIATHGNLADALKSTMEMIVGQHPEIQALGLQPDMSVDDYRERLVDCIGNDQTLVFLDIVGGTPFNSLIQELKSEQVSFIAGTNLGMLLEIVLNTEIKDLKDACAFAKEKGIQSIITKDDILS; via the coding sequence ATGAAATATATCATAGCGACTCATGGAAATCTCGCTGACGCATTAAAATCAACAATGGAGATGATTGTAGGACAGCATCCTGAAATTCAGGCTTTAGGACTTCAGCCTGATATGTCAGTGGATGACTATCGTGAAAGACTTGTTGATTGCATCGGGAATGATCAGACATTAGTATTTTTGGATATCGTTGGAGGAACGCCATTCAATAGTCTGATTCAGGAACTTAAATCAGAGCAAGTATCATTTATTGCTGGTACCAATCTGGGGATGTTACTTGAAATCGTATTAAATACAGAAATCAAGGATTTAAAAGATGCATGTGCGTTTGCTAAAGAGAAAGGGATACAAAGCATTATCACAAAAGATGATATCTTAAGTTAG
- a CDS encoding DUF1307 domain-containing protein encodes MKKLLAGALIALTLCGCGSKAVETKTATCTNTTKQNGLTMDITTKYDYQDKTVVKQTQDAVITAKDKENYDFAKKYMESANMKDSTKDMKGVTYELKYDEEKLQVSEIMSIDFTKISADDYNTVTNGQANIDGKRFKIDLDKTINGMKASGFKCEL; translated from the coding sequence ATGAAAAAGTTATTAGCAGGGGCTTTGATCGCACTTACATTATGTGGATGTGGATCTAAGGCAGTAGAAACAAAGACAGCAACATGTACAAATACAACAAAGCAGAATGGATTGACAATGGATATCACAACAAAATATGATTATCAAGATAAAACTGTAGTGAAACAAACTCAGGATGCAGTCATTACCGCAAAAGATAAAGAAAATTATGACTTCGCAAAAAAATACATGGAAAGCGCAAATATGAAAGATTCTACTAAAGATATGAAAGGCGTTACCTATGAATTGAAATATGATGAAGAAAAATTACAGGTATCAGAAATCATGTCAATTGATTTTACCAAGATTTCCGCAGATGATTATAATACTGTGACAAATGGACAGGCAAATATTGACGGGAAACGTTTTAAAATTGATTTAGATAAAACTATCAACGGAATGAAAGCCAGCGGATTTAAATGCGAATTATAA
- a CDS encoding glycoside hydrolase family 1 protein, translating into MEKGFPKGFLWGAATSAYQVEGAALEGGKGLSQQDVVNKEYSQKTGFADASIASDHYHHYKEDVALFKEMGFNCYRFSIGWSRIFPKGKGEPNPEGVKFYHDLINELKANGMEPVVTLYHYDLPMALVDEYDGWVNREVVKDFEHYARFVINEFKDDVKYWLTINEQSIIVQYWTQKCYIRPELQDNNQLRYQINHHMNLAHAIAVKLVHELVPGGMAGAALGYAPVYPLTSKPEDVMAAQNAHDLRNSYYLDVYFKGFYNKSAWIYLEENNLAPIMEPGDEELMKEGISDFLALNYYASECAKYCPETTQRRWSGFNQSGKKGEISGFETQPGFYQMCKNPELDTTDWDWAIDPTGLEYIFRDLYTRYNRPLMITENGLGAYDTLTEDGKVHDEYRIAYLRDHVKAMKKAIHYGAEVIGYMPWSALDLLSTSNGVKKRYGFIYVDRSDDDPKQCTRIRKDSFYWYQKVIGSNGEDLD; encoded by the coding sequence ATGGAAAAAGGATTTCCTAAGGGATTTTTATGGGGTGCAGCAACCAGTGCTTATCAGGTAGAAGGTGCAGCATTAGAAGGTGGAAAAGGATTGTCGCAACAGGATGTTGTCAATAAAGAATACTCTCAGAAAACAGGATTTGCAGATGCAAGCATTGCATCTGATCATTACCATCATTATAAAGAAGATGTGGCATTGTTTAAAGAAATGGGATTTAACTGTTATCGATTCTCTATTGGATGGAGTCGTATTTTCCCTAAAGGAAAAGGAGAGCCTAATCCAGAAGGAGTAAAATTCTATCATGATTTGATTAATGAATTAAAAGCAAATGGAATGGAACCAGTTGTAACATTATATCATTATGATTTGCCAATGGCACTTGTCGATGAATATGATGGCTGGGTAAATCGTGAAGTTGTGAAAGACTTTGAACATTATGCCCGCTTTGTGATTAATGAATTTAAAGATGATGTCAAATACTGGCTAACGATCAATGAACAAAGTATTATCGTTCAATATTGGACGCAGAAATGTTATATACGACCTGAATTACAAGACAACAATCAATTACGTTATCAGATCAATCATCATATGAATTTAGCCCATGCAATAGCTGTAAAACTGGTACATGAATTAGTGCCTGGTGGTATGGCAGGCGCAGCACTAGGATATGCGCCAGTTTATCCTTTGACCAGTAAACCAGAAGATGTCATGGCAGCGCAAAATGCACATGATTTACGTAACTCTTATTATCTGGATGTTTACTTCAAAGGTTTTTACAACAAATCTGCATGGATTTATTTAGAAGAAAATAATCTGGCACCAATCATGGAACCAGGTGATGAAGAATTAATGAAAGAAGGAATTTCTGATTTCCTTGCCTTAAATTATTATGCAAGTGAATGTGCAAAATACTGTCCAGAAACTACTCAGCGCAGATGGTCTGGATTCAATCAATCAGGTAAAAAAGGAGAAATTTCAGGTTTTGAAACACAGCCTGGTTTCTATCAAATGTGTAAAAATCCTGAACTAGATACAACAGATTGGGATTGGGCAATTGACCCAACAGGCTTAGAATATATCTTCCGTGATTTATATACGCGTTACAATAGGCCATTAATGATTACAGAAAATGGATTAGGAGCTTATGATACGCTGACTGAAGATGGAAAAGTTCATGATGAATATCGTATTGCATATTTAAGAGATCATGTAAAAGCAATGAAAAAAGCAATTCACTATGGTGCAGAAGTCATTGGATATATGCCATGGTCTGCGTTAGATTTATTATCTACCAGCAATGGAGTTAAGAAACGCTATGGTTTTATCTATGTTGATCGCAGCGATGATGATCCAAAACAATGTACAAGGATTCGAAAAGATTCTTTCTATTGGTATCAAAAAGTGATTGGCAGTAATGGAGAAGATTTAGACTGA
- a CDS encoding PRD domain-containing protein → MKKKHIELLNYLLNHINATSKEIAAALSISTRSVKNYVNEINLLNKEKVILSSKQGYTIQKTLARNLLSSHDEELPQTSEQRGFYIIKQIMLEHSSHVDIFDLCDSLYVSYSTIKSDIAKMNKTFANFHIHFTCENDVVRLHGSEKNKRKLVSYVMYEETDQQFMDAGIIKESFSDVSIDKVSNIIRNTFQKYNYYINDFSFVNLLLHFAIIIDRMQEGNLLESQNEDFYIESEIERSLVLELCQQLEDVFHIKFNKNEQFEIYMLFKTNANYSMPSSEENLRKLVGNEILQLTKDIVQKVNESYLIDLNHESFVTPFSLHLKNLLLRAKNETYTKNPMVDAIKSSCPTVYDIAIFISLELMHRYQIEINEDEVTFLALHIGAEIEREKTNDSKIKCILLCPDYMNMTSIIYNKLLIDFGNQINIIKTISYEHELEKLHYDMLITTVPLKNQNEHEICTIPPFNFESSFSHLQQCIENFKINQKNFILKKNFNDFFSEELFLANPLENEKNAVLHRLCERMVELEYVTSDFEENVLVREKAASTAFVNIAIPHAMEMEALKTCIGVVISKQGIRWDQQCIHLVLLVAINKVDKRIFHDLYEALVILFSNDKVMELVSKCTSFSDFEKLIYSSISYHEE, encoded by the coding sequence ATGAAGAAGAAACATATAGAATTGTTAAATTATTTGTTAAATCATATAAATGCTACAAGCAAAGAAATAGCAGCTGCTTTATCTATTTCCACACGCTCAGTAAAAAACTATGTGAATGAAATTAATTTATTAAATAAAGAAAAAGTGATTCTATCCAGTAAACAAGGATATACCATTCAGAAAACATTAGCTAGAAATTTATTATCTTCTCATGACGAAGAACTTCCACAAACCAGCGAACAAAGGGGCTTTTATATCATTAAACAGATTATGCTGGAACATTCTTCACACGTGGATATCTTTGATTTATGTGATAGTTTATACGTCAGTTATTCCACAATCAAATCAGATATAGCCAAGATGAATAAGACATTTGCAAATTTTCATATTCATTTTACATGTGAAAATGATGTTGTTCGTCTACATGGAAGTGAAAAAAACAAGCGTAAATTAGTTAGCTATGTCATGTATGAAGAAACAGATCAACAGTTCATGGATGCTGGTATTATCAAAGAAAGCTTCTCTGATGTATCGATTGATAAGGTATCTAATATCATCAGAAATACCTTTCAAAAGTATAATTATTATATCAATGACTTTTCTTTTGTAAATCTATTACTGCATTTTGCAATTATCATTGACCGCATGCAAGAGGGAAATTTATTAGAATCGCAAAACGAAGATTTTTATATTGAAAGTGAAATAGAACGTTCCCTAGTTCTTGAATTATGTCAACAACTGGAAGATGTTTTCCACATTAAATTTAATAAAAATGAACAATTTGAAATTTATATGCTATTCAAGACAAACGCCAATTACTCTATGCCCAGCTCAGAAGAAAACCTAAGGAAACTTGTAGGTAATGAAATTCTCCAGCTAACAAAAGATATTGTGCAGAAGGTTAATGAAAGTTATTTGATTGACTTAAATCATGAAAGCTTTGTTACACCTTTTTCTTTACATCTAAAAAATTTATTACTGCGTGCTAAAAATGAAACTTATACCAAAAATCCAATGGTTGACGCAATTAAATCCAGTTGTCCCACTGTTTATGATATTGCTATTTTTATTTCATTAGAGTTGATGCATCGCTATCAAATAGAAATTAATGAAGATGAAGTCACTTTTTTAGCATTACATATTGGTGCGGAGATTGAACGAGAGAAAACTAACGATAGTAAAATTAAATGTATTTTATTATGCCCTGATTATATGAATATGACTTCAATTATCTACAACAAACTATTAATTGATTTTGGGAATCAAATTAATATCATAAAAACAATATCTTACGAACATGAACTGGAAAAACTGCATTATGATATGTTGATCACGACAGTTCCCTTAAAAAACCAAAATGAACATGAGATCTGTACAATACCACCATTTAATTTTGAATCCAGTTTTTCACATCTTCAACAATGTATTGAAAACTTTAAAATAAATCAAAAAAATTTTATTTTAAAAAAGAATTTTAATGATTTTTTCTCAGAAGAACTCTTTTTGGCAAATCCTTTGGAAAATGAAAAAAATGCAGTATTACATCGCTTATGTGAGCGAATGGTAGAACTTGAATACGTAACATCTGATTTTGAAGAAAATGTTCTCGTACGTGAAAAAGCTGCCTCTACTGCTTTCGTAAATATTGCGATACCACATGCTATGGAAATGGAAGCGTTAAAAACATGTATTGGCGTTGTTATTTCTAAGCAAGGTATTCGATGGGATCAACAATGTATTCACCTTGTTTTATTAGTCGCTATCAATAAGGTGGATAAACGTATTTTTCACGACTTATACGAGGCGCTTGTCATCTTATTCAGTAATGATAAAGTGATGGAATTAGTATCTAAATGTACATCTTTTTCTGACTTTGAAAAATTAATTTACTCTAGTATTTCTTATCATGAGGAATAA